One genomic segment of Hordeum vulgare subsp. vulgare chromosome 2H, MorexV3_pseudomolecules_assembly, whole genome shotgun sequence includes these proteins:
- the LOC123426603 gene encoding probable BOI-related E3 ubiquitin-protein ligase 3 — MAVQAQHLSHAFPHDLHAYNSISALEDDLTAGSLLFPENLKRGPELEGVGNTVFANVPRVDLTWHDSARAHGFAQRKRPRVVPEAPSYLEDQRGQGLVPVAVGDVLTRAVGSDAASTSGRMINAAGPPQDLLSQMYRQGMEIDAVLRLETDRMRAGLEEARRQHVRALVSAAERAAGRRLRAAEAALELARCRNAKLSERLSQICAEGQAWIRVAKSHEAVAAGLQATLDQVLQSPCAAVNSAGADGEGDAEDARSCCFETPAGDHAAGSKASAVACRACGEGESCVLLLPCRHLCLCSACDAAVDTCPLCATAKNASLHVLLS, encoded by the exons ATGGCCGTGCAGGCGCAACATCTCTCCCACGCCTTCCCCCACGACCTCCACGCCTACAACAGCATTAGTGCTCTGGAGGATGACCTGACGGCCGGCTCCCTCCTCTTTCCCGAGAACCTCAAGCGCGGGCCGGAGTTGGAGGGTGTTGGGAACACGGTGTTCGCCAACGTTCCGCGCGTCGATCTCACCTGGCACGACAGCGCCCGCGCCCACGGTTTTGCGCAGAGGAAGCGGCCGCGCGTCGTCCCGGAGGCGCCTTCATACTTGGAAGATCAGCGCGGGCAGGGGCTTGTGCCCGTCGCCGTCGGTGATGTGCTGACCAGGGCGGTGGGCTCCGACGCGGCGTCCACCAGCGGGAGGATGATCAATGCCGCCGGCCCGCCGCAGGACCTGCTCTCTCAGATGTACCGCCAGGGCATGGAGATCGATGCAGTCCTACGACTCGAG ACCGACCGCATGCGCGCGGGGCTGGAGGAGGCGCGACGGCAGCACGTCAGGGCGCTGGTATCGGCGGCGGAGCGTGCTGCAGGGAGGCGGCTGCGGGCCGCGGAGGCCGCACTGGAGCTGGCGCGCTGCCGCAACGCCAAACTGTCAGAGAGGCTCAGCCAGATTTGCGCCGAGGGTCAGGCGTGGATACGCGTCGCCAAGAGCCACGAAGCAGTCGCCGCCGGCCTCCAAGCTACACTCGACCAGGTCCTGCAATCGCCTTGCGCTGCCGTCAACTCCGCCGGAGCGGATGGAGAGGGCGACGCCGAGGACGCGCGGTCCTGCTGTTTCGAGACCCCCGCCGGCGACCACGCCGCAGGATCCAAGGCGTCGGCGGTGGCGTGCAGGGCTTGCGGCGAGGGCGAGTCGTGCGTGTTGCTGCTGCCGTGCAGGCACCTGTGCCTCTGCAGCGCGTGCGACGCCGCCGTCGACACTTGCCCTTTGTGCGCGACCGCCAAGAACGCGTCGCTGCATGTCCTGCTCTCGTGA